One genomic segment of Brevinematia bacterium includes these proteins:
- the hflX gene encoding GTPase HflX — protein sequence MKCLIIVAEKNIKKTDKEYLNDKIQEIKSLVTTLGWKILDTLIVNLRSIDPGFYLTEGKVREIKLLPQTCDAECLVFYNNLSPIHIRNLEREFGKKILTRVDIILMIFKEHAVSMEAKLQVELATLQIQLPRIYGIGKEMEQIRGGIGLRGPGERKTETMKRHIKEKIRTLKSKIEEIKKNRLTQFKGREKVFNVSIVGYTNSGKSTLMNVLTKANVPEEDKLFSTLDTKTKKMFIEGITMTLTDTVGFIEDLPHQLIESFYSTLEVVKRSSLLLHVVDISSKFADEKIRVVNEVIREIFAQDSLKLPEMVYVFNKVDLVSDIRVIEKFSNAYPNSVIISAKERINIEELKSKLKHLAEEFYRNL from the coding sequence ATGAAGTGCCTGATAATAGTTGCAGAAAAAAACATCAAAAAAACCGATAAAGAGTACCTAAACGACAAAATTCAAGAGATTAAAAGCTTAGTTACAACCCTAGGATGGAAAATATTAGACACTTTAATCGTGAACTTAAGAAGTATTGATCCGGGGTTTTACTTAACAGAAGGCAAAGTAAGAGAAATCAAACTACTTCCCCAAACATGTGATGCCGAATGCCTGGTCTTTTACAACAACCTCTCACCTATACACATAAGGAACCTGGAAAGAGAATTTGGGAAAAAGATTCTTACAAGAGTAGATATCATCCTTATGATATTCAAAGAGCACGCAGTTAGCATGGAAGCTAAACTTCAAGTTGAACTTGCTACACTACAAATACAACTTCCCCGAATCTATGGAATAGGAAAAGAAATGGAACAAATAAGAGGAGGAATAGGACTAAGAGGACCCGGAGAGAGAAAAACTGAGACTATGAAAAGGCACATAAAAGAAAAAATAAGAACCCTTAAAAGCAAAATAGAAGAGATAAAGAAAAACAGGCTCACTCAATTTAAAGGCAGGGAGAAAGTCTTCAATGTCTCAATAGTGGGTTACACCAACAGTGGTAAATCAACACTTATGAATGTCCTTACAAAAGCCAACGTTCCCGAAGAAGATAAACTTTTCTCAACACTTGATACGAAAACCAAGAAAATGTTTATAGAAGGCATTACTATGACTCTAACAGACACTGTAGGATTCATAGAGGATCTACCACATCAACTCATAGAATCGTTTTACTCAACCTTGGAGGTTGTAAAAAGATCATCACTTCTTCTACACGTTGTAGACATTTCATCAAAATTTGCAGACGAAAAGATAAGGGTGGTCAACGAAGTCATAAGAGAAATTTTTGCTCAAGATAGTCTTAAGTTACCAGAAATGGTGTATGTTTTCAACAAAGTTGACCTGGTCAGTGATATCAGAGTAATTGAGAAGTTTTCTAACGCTTACCCGAATTCAGTAATTATCTCAGCTAAAGAAAGAATAAACATTGAGGAACTAAAATCAAAGTTAAAACACCTCGCAGAGGAGTTCTATAGGAATCTATAA